One window of Quercus robur chromosome 12, dhQueRobu3.1, whole genome shotgun sequence genomic DNA carries:
- the LOC126709900 gene encoding probable pectinesterase/pectinesterase inhibitor 7: MASKLFSPITFSIFILLSFIVSLSLADRSDLTSPDSPEHICNSTQDPSYCKSVLPNHNANVYDSGRFVVQKSLSQARKFSNTVDSYLQRSSTLSETTIRALLDCQLLAGFNVEYLQTSYETVNITNVSLSSEVVDDIQTLLSAVLTNQETCFEGLVTMASDASVKNDLSGPLDDDTKLHGVSLALFNKGWVPVKRNDSPPKRNHPNFRNGRFPFKMSGHTRTIFESASRRKLLQTDQFEAVTVYDIVTVSQDGSGNFTTINAAIAAAPNNTNSSAGYFLIYITAGVYQEYVSIAKKQNNLLLIGDGINQTIITGNRSVADGWTTFNSATFAVVAPGFVAVNITFRNTAGAIKSQAVAVRTGADLSTFYSCSFEGYQDTLYTHSLRQFYRECDIYGTVDFIFGNAAVVFQNCNIYPRLPITGQFNTITAQGRTDPNQNTGTSIQNSTIRAASDLAASNGTTQTYLGRPWKEYCLTVFMQSFMDNFINPAGWHDWNGTFGLSTLYYAEYNNRGAGSNTTNRVTWPGYHVITNATTAANFTVSKFILGDYWLPQTGVPYTGGLV, translated from the exons ATGGCTTCCAAGCTTTTCTCTCCCataacattttcaattttcattctcCTTTCCTTTATTGTTAGTCTCTCTCTTGCAGATAGGTCTGACCTGACTAGTCCCGACTCACCAGAACACATTTGCAACTCCACCCAAGACCCTTCTTATTGCAAATCAGTGCTCCCTAACCATAATGCCAATGTATACGACTCCGGTCGATTTGTGGTTCAAAAGTCATTATCACAAGCACGTAAATTTTCAAACACTGTGGACTCATATCTTCAACGTAGCTCCACTTTGTCTGAAACCACAATACGTGCCCTACTAGATTGCCAATTACTTGCTGGCTTTAACGTGGAGTACCTTCAAACCTCCTATGAAACTGTCAATATAACTAATGTTTCTCTATCTAGCGAGGTAGTTGATGACATCCAAACCTTGCTTAGTGCCGTATTAACTAACCAAGAAACTTGTTTTGAGGGACTAGTAACCATGGCTTCTGATGCAAGCGTAAAGAATGATCTTTCAGGGCCACTTGATGATGACACTAAGCTCCATGGTGTCTCTCTAGCTTTGTTCAACAAGGGTTGGGTGCCTGTGAAGAGGAATGACTCGCCGCCTAAGAGGAACCATCCTAATTTCAGAAATGGACGTTTTCCCTTTAAAATGTCCGGTCACACACGTACAATTTTCGAGTCAGCAAGCCGGAGAAAGCTGCTTCAGACAGATCAGTTCGAAGCAGTTACGGTTTATGACATTGTGACTGTGAGCCAGGATGGAAGCGGAAACTTCACCACCATCAATGCTGCCATTGCTGCTGCTCCTAACAACACTAATTCTTCGGCCGGGTACTTCTTGATCTATATCACCGCTGGTGTTTACCAAGAGTATGTGTCTATTGCAAAGAAACAGAACAATTTGCTGTTGATTGGAGATGGTATCAATCAGACTATTATCACAGGCAACAGGAGCGTCGCTGATGGGTGGACAACGTTCAATTCCGCAACATTTG CTGTGGTTGCACCAGGGTTCGTAGCCGTGAACATTACTTTCCGTAACACAGCTGGGGCAATTAAGAGCCAGGCAGTTGCAGTTCGAACTGGGGCAGATTTGTCCACATTCTATAGCTGCAGCTTTGAGGGGTACCAGGACACCTTATACACACATTCTCTTAGGCAATTCTATCGAGAGTGTGACATTTATGGCACAGTTGACTTCATATTTGGAAACGCTGCTGTTGTTTTTCAGAACTGCAATATATATCCTCGCTTGCCAATAACTGGCCAATTCAATACCATTACTGCTCAAGGTAGAACGGACCCAAATCAAAACACAGGTACTTCAATTCAAAATTCTACCATTAGAGCAGCTTCTGATTTAGCTGCAAGCAATGGTACCACTCAAACATACCTAGGCCGGCCATGGAAGGAGTACTGTCTGACAGTTTTCATGCAATCTTTCATGGATAACTTCATAAATCCTGCTGGTTGGCATGACTGGAATGGAACTTTCGGATTAAGCACATTGTATTATGCGGAGTATAATAATAGAGGAGCCGGATCAAACACTACAAATAGAGTGACATGGCCTGGTTATCACGTGATTACTAATGCTACTACTGCTGCTAATTTTACAGTGTCTAAATTCATACTGGGGGATTATTGGCTGCCTCAAACAGGAGTGCCTTACACCGGTGGCTTAGTATGA